The following coding sequences are from one Bacteroidota bacterium window:
- a CDS encoding DUF1501 domain-containing protein, with translation MCDHHSHPAPPTPAERAIALEHGRAHDRDHAAWSRRDFLTRTSVAAGAAPFLLGGRQVQAFGHAPLLQRLARLTGNRSLVIVQMAGGNDGLNMIVPVTNDRYYQLRPTIALSRDETVALDSETGLHPAMGSLESLWGDGKMAVVQTVGYPSHNLSHFRSTDIWASGSSADDQVRTGWTGRYFDQRYPNYAFEPPDFPVAIRIGGATSTLTRGADLSMGMSLSSARQLSDLAEGGVLYDEAAVPPTAHGDELSFIRSIFNASFRYRDAVVEASEAGANRVEYPDDSFAETLAVIARLIKGNLGARLYVLQIGGFDTHSNQLERHQVILGRLAEGMTAFYADLAADSAADDVLAMTFSEFGRRVDQNGSAGTDHGTAAPMMLFGGGVNGGFYGDAPDLLDLDNAGNLKLSVDYRQVYATLLSHWFGLTSSEASQVLFDDFDTLPFVANPVDTENAPAAPDFVVEGNYPNPFTAHTTIRFRLAEAGPVRLRVLDVRGRTVGTLADGPHAAGAHALRFDARDLPSGTYFYHLDTRRGAQSRPMTLVR, from the coding sequence ATGTGTGATCACCACAGCCACCCTGCCCCTCCGACGCCGGCCGAGCGCGCGATTGCCCTCGAGCATGGGCGCGCCCACGACCGCGACCACGCTGCGTGGAGCCGCCGCGACTTCCTGACGCGGACCAGCGTCGCTGCCGGGGCCGCGCCGTTCCTGCTCGGCGGGCGGCAGGTGCAAGCGTTTGGGCATGCGCCGCTGCTGCAGCGCCTCGCTCGGCTGACGGGCAACCGTTCGCTCGTGATCGTCCAGATGGCAGGCGGCAACGACGGGCTCAACATGATCGTTCCCGTCACGAACGACCGCTACTACCAGCTCCGCCCGACGATTGCGCTCTCCCGCGACGAGACTGTCGCCCTCGACAGCGAGACCGGACTGCACCCGGCGATGGGCAGCCTCGAATCGCTCTGGGGCGACGGAAAGATGGCCGTCGTCCAGACCGTCGGCTACCCGTCGCACAACCTCTCGCACTTCCGCTCAACCGACATCTGGGCCTCCGGCAGCAGCGCCGACGACCAGGTCCGCACCGGGTGGACGGGCCGCTACTTCGACCAGCGGTATCCCAACTACGCCTTCGAGCCGCCCGACTTCCCGGTAGCGATCCGCATCGGCGGGGCCACGTCCACGCTCACGCGCGGGGCGGACCTCTCGATGGGCATGAGCCTCTCGAGCGCCCGCCAACTCTCCGACCTGGCCGAGGGCGGCGTGCTCTACGACGAGGCGGCGGTACCCCCCACCGCGCACGGCGACGAGCTGAGTTTCATCCGCTCCATCTTCAACGCCTCGTTCCGCTACCGCGACGCCGTTGTGGAGGCGTCCGAGGCCGGTGCCAACCGCGTCGAGTACCCAGACGACTCGTTCGCCGAGACGCTCGCGGTGATCGCCCGGCTCATCAAAGGCAACCTCGGAGCGCGGCTCTACGTGCTCCAGATCGGCGGCTTCGACACGCACTCGAACCAGCTCGAACGCCACCAGGTCATCCTCGGCCGCCTCGCCGAGGGCATGACGGCGTTCTACGCTGACCTCGCCGCCGACAGCGCGGCGGACGACGTGCTCGCGATGACGTTCTCCGAGTTCGGGCGGCGCGTCGACCAGAATGGCTCGGCCGGGACCGACCACGGGACAGCAGCCCCGATGATGCTCTTCGGCGGCGGCGTCAACGGCGGCTTCTACGGCGACGCGCCCGACCTCCTCGACCTCGACAACGCTGGCAACCTGAAGCTCTCGGTCGATTACCGGCAGGTCTACGCGACGCTGCTCTCCCACTGGTTCGGGCTGACGTCGAGCGAGGCGAGTCAGGTGCTCTTCGACGACTTCGACACTCTGCCCTTCGTGGCCAACCCCGTCGACACAGAGAACGCGCCGGCCGCCCCCGACTTCGTGGTCGAGGGCAACTACCCGAACCCGTTCACCGCGCACACCACGATCCGCTTCCGCCTCGCCGAGGCCGGGCCGGTGCGCCTCCGCGTGCTCGACGTGCGCGGCCGGACGGTCGGCACGCTTGCCGACGGCCCTCACGCGGCAGGCGCTCACGCCCTGCGGTTCGACGCCCGCGACCTCCCGAGCGGGACCTACTTCTACCACCTCGACACGCGGCGCGGCGCGCAGAGCCGCCCGATGACTCTCGTCCGCTGA
- a CDS encoding WG repeat-containing protein, giving the protein MSKRLSTSLLFAALLVAGCDAVGDGDSPDTPIAGEPISEAAGYPVVVDEVWGFVDARGSLLVQPQFDSADDFAGGFAAVRIGPFWGFVNEGGAVVVEPQFDFAGRFGDGLAPVRTVDGWGFIDATGAFVVEPRYDNARSFAEGRAAVRDGLRWGYIDATGAVVVEPQFASAGDFSEGLAPVETLDGWGYVDPAGSLVIAATYGEAGAFSNGRAPVLIGDGWGFVDTQGSVLVNPRFDAAGSFGGGIAPVRVDGRFGYVDTAGDLTITPQFDEATPCQQGRAAVLLGSRWSYIDCATGLIITTPRFSAAFPFQGIARVELDQRIGYIDRNGDYVWQPTE; this is encoded by the coding sequence ATGTCCAAACGCCTGAGCACCTCACTCCTTTTCGCCGCCCTCCTTGTCGCCGGGTGCGACGCCGTCGGAGACGGAGACAGTCCCGACACTCCCATCGCCGGTGAGCCGATTTCCGAGGCTGCGGGCTATCCCGTGGTGGTGGACGAAGTGTGGGGCTTCGTCGATGCCCGCGGTAGCCTCCTCGTCCAGCCTCAGTTCGACTCGGCCGATGACTTCGCGGGCGGGTTCGCCGCCGTGCGCATCGGCCCGTTCTGGGGGTTCGTGAACGAAGGCGGCGCCGTCGTCGTCGAGCCGCAGTTCGACTTCGCCGGGCGCTTCGGCGACGGGCTGGCTCCTGTCCGCACGGTGGACGGCTGGGGCTTCATCGACGCCACCGGCGCGTTCGTCGTGGAGCCGCGGTACGACAACGCCCGGTCGTTCGCCGAGGGGCGCGCTGCCGTGCGCGACGGGCTCCGCTGGGGGTACATCGACGCCACCGGTGCCGTCGTCGTGGAGCCGCAGTTCGCTTCGGCCGGCGACTTCTCCGAGGGGCTCGCGCCGGTCGAGACGCTCGACGGCTGGGGCTACGTCGACCCGGCCGGGAGCCTGGTGATCGCCGCCACCTACGGCGAAGCCGGTGCCTTCAGCAACGGGCGCGCGCCCGTCCTGATCGGCGACGGATGGGGCTTTGTGGACACCCAGGGCAGCGTCCTCGTCAACCCCCGGTTCGACGCGGCCGGCTCGTTCGGCGGAGGCATCGCGCCGGTGCGCGTGGACGGGCGCTTCGGCTATGTGGACACGGCGGGCGACCTCACGATCACCCCCCAGTTCGACGAGGCCACGCCGTGCCAGCAGGGCCGCGCCGCCGTGCTCCTTGGCTCGCGGTGGAGCTACATCGACTGCGCCACCGGCCTCATCATCACCACGCCGCGCTTCTCGGCGGCCTTCCCGTTTCAGGGCATCGCCCGCGTCGAACTCGACCAGCGGATCGGCTACATCGACCGCAACGGAGACTACGTCTGGCAGCCCACCGAATGA
- a CDS encoding WG repeat-containing protein, with the protein MKHSLWLLLFFLPLWTACDSAESGDAGPDMPIGADAAPSLFPIERSDRWGYIDAEGQIVVQPEYFAALDFIGEVGPVRGRSNGSNFWGYIDAEGTLRFDLPVDEAFPFAEGLARVRIGGRHGFVDTEGRYAINPYFEQADDFSGGLARVRLGGRYGYIDRTGGLVIEPEYLQAEPFAEGLALFEQGDEFGYLSPDGATAIEPQFDQARSFSGGLAAVKVGDNWGFIDDTGSFLIDPQFISAGDFGDGLAPVRTENQWEYVDSQGQRVLGPAYDEARPFAEGRAAVAVEGQWGFIDTAGTFVRNPTFDEVDAFRGGVARVWIGERMGYIGLDGAYIWLPE; encoded by the coding sequence ATGAAACACTCCCTCTGGCTTTTGCTTTTCTTCCTGCCGCTCTGGACGGCGTGCGACTCTGCTGAGTCGGGCGACGCCGGGCCGGACATGCCGATCGGCGCAGACGCGGCCCCCAGCCTCTTCCCCATCGAACGCAGCGACCGCTGGGGCTACATCGACGCCGAAGGGCAGATCGTTGTGCAGCCCGAGTACTTCGCCGCCCTCGACTTCATCGGTGAAGTCGGACCGGTTCGGGGCCGCAGCAACGGCAGCAACTTCTGGGGCTACATCGACGCCGAGGGCACGCTCCGCTTCGACCTGCCCGTAGACGAGGCATTCCCCTTCGCCGAGGGCCTCGCGCGCGTGCGCATCGGCGGGCGGCACGGGTTCGTCGACACCGAGGGGCGCTATGCGATCAACCCGTACTTTGAGCAGGCGGACGACTTCTCCGGCGGCCTCGCCCGGGTCCGGCTGGGCGGACGCTACGGCTACATCGACCGCACCGGTGGCCTCGTGATCGAGCCCGAGTACTTGCAGGCCGAACCCTTCGCCGAAGGTCTCGCTCTGTTCGAGCAGGGCGACGAGTTCGGCTACCTCAGCCCCGACGGCGCGACGGCGATCGAGCCGCAGTTCGACCAGGCTCGCTCGTTCTCCGGTGGACTGGCCGCCGTCAAAGTCGGGGACAACTGGGGCTTCATCGACGACACCGGCAGCTTCCTGATCGACCCGCAGTTCATCAGCGCGGGTGACTTCGGCGACGGGCTTGCGCCGGTCCGCACGGAGAACCAGTGGGAGTACGTCGACTCGCAGGGGCAGCGCGTCCTCGGCCCTGCGTACGACGAGGCGCGTCCCTTCGCCGAAGGCCGCGCCGCCGTGGCGGTAGAGGGCCAGTGGGGCTTTATCGACACCGCCGGCACGTTCGTCCGCAACCCTACCTTCGACGAGGTGGACGCGTTCCGGGGCGGCGTGGCCCGCGTGTGGATAGGCGAGCGGATGGGCTACATCGGACTGGACGGAGCCTACATCTGGCTCCCCGAGTAG
- a CDS encoding acyl-CoA dehydrogenase family protein, producing the protein MSILSQMKGVSAKDQQMIQEAETMMGPEPEEMGFIKNMFWGRIREDLVFPYPQVPADEKATCDALLARLDEYLENEHPTVQIDQEEEIPEWAIARLFDLGVLGMTIPEEYGGLGLGVASYNRILERIGRTCGSTAVVVSAHQSIGCKALMLFGTEEQKKDLLPLVAREKLSAFCLSEPQVGSDAAGQETYCRLSEDGTHYILNGEKKWSTSGALAGLFTVMTKQELTDPKTGKTKTGVTALIVTPDMEGVDIFQKNRSKTGIRGTWQARIRFNDVKVPVARRMHKEGQGLKVALTCLNYGRCTLSAGVTGAAKQARDQAAKWVRTRYQFNRPISEFELVQQNVAKMAALCYAMDAMLYMTCGFLDRHDKDIMVETAACKVFCSHYGWEVIDAGMQIMGGEAYVTENEYDRLWRDNRIHRIVEGSNEVMQSCVFAYGGKQLAEYMLGVLNAVEWDEESGALDNIKRIVASAVNPDIVKKGTPLAAEIFIGKKRPKANVQRLHPALQGQADLLARHVQTHSREFKLTSKRLEETIVTRQVMQARLADNAMLMYAWACVLSKLDGQLRAGERGAAFERDKAAALHFLRLADLQIRENVRGLSRNADVSMVEAAQAQYALTDTEPNADYYIHESAPEAKGTGRAVQAESVKQFPGDAYAGGDGSAGDGAAATLNPESTPSPEKA; encoded by the coding sequence ATGTCTATTCTTTCCCAGATGAAGGGCGTCTCCGCCAAAGATCAGCAGATGATCCAGGAGGCCGAGACCATGATGGGGCCGGAGCCCGAAGAGATGGGCTTCATCAAGAACATGTTCTGGGGCCGCATCCGCGAAGACCTCGTCTTCCCCTACCCCCAGGTCCCGGCAGACGAGAAGGCTACGTGTGACGCCCTCCTGGCCCGGCTCGACGAGTACCTCGAGAACGAGCACCCCACAGTCCAGATCGACCAGGAAGAGGAGATCCCCGAGTGGGCCATCGCAAGGCTCTTCGACCTCGGCGTGCTCGGCATGACGATCCCGGAGGAGTACGGTGGCCTCGGCCTCGGCGTGGCGAGCTACAACCGCATCCTGGAGCGGATCGGGCGGACGTGCGGCTCGACGGCTGTCGTCGTCTCGGCGCACCAGTCGATCGGCTGCAAGGCGCTGATGCTCTTCGGGACGGAGGAGCAGAAGAAGGACCTCCTTCCCCTCGTGGCGCGCGAGAAGCTCTCCGCGTTCTGCCTCTCCGAGCCCCAGGTCGGCTCCGACGCCGCAGGCCAGGAGACCTACTGCCGGCTCAGCGAGGACGGCACGCACTACATCCTGAACGGGGAGAAGAAGTGGTCCACGTCGGGCGCGCTCGCGGGCCTCTTCACCGTGATGACCAAGCAGGAACTCACCGACCCCAAAACGGGCAAGACGAAGACCGGCGTCACCGCGCTCATCGTCACGCCGGACATGGAAGGCGTAGACATCTTCCAGAAGAACCGCTCCAAGACGGGCATCCGCGGGACGTGGCAGGCGCGCATCCGCTTCAACGACGTGAAGGTACCCGTCGCCCGGCGGATGCACAAGGAGGGGCAGGGCCTGAAGGTCGCGCTGACGTGCCTCAACTACGGGCGCTGCACGCTCTCGGCAGGCGTCACGGGCGCAGCCAAGCAGGCGCGCGACCAGGCCGCGAAGTGGGTCCGCACGCGCTACCAGTTCAACCGCCCGATCTCGGAGTTCGAACTCGTCCAGCAGAACGTGGCCAAGATGGCCGCGCTCTGCTACGCGATGGACGCGATGCTCTACATGACGTGCGGCTTCCTCGACCGGCACGACAAGGACATCATGGTCGAGACCGCCGCGTGCAAGGTGTTCTGCTCGCACTACGGCTGGGAGGTCATCGACGCCGGGATGCAGATCATGGGCGGCGAGGCCTACGTGACCGAGAACGAGTACGACCGCCTCTGGCGCGACAACCGCATCCACCGCATCGTCGAAGGATCGAACGAGGTGATGCAGTCGTGTGTCTTCGCCTACGGCGGCAAGCAGCTCGCGGAGTACATGCTCGGCGTGCTCAACGCGGTCGAGTGGGACGAGGAGTCGGGCGCGCTCGACAACATCAAGCGGATCGTGGCCAGCGCCGTCAACCCGGACATCGTCAAGAAGGGGACGCCCCTGGCCGCTGAGATCTTCATCGGCAAGAAGCGCCCGAAGGCGAACGTGCAGCGGCTCCACCCAGCGCTCCAGGGCCAGGCCGACCTCCTCGCCCGGCACGTCCAGACCCACAGCCGCGAGTTCAAGCTGACCTCGAAGCGGCTGGAGGAAACCATCGTCACGCGCCAGGTGATGCAGGCGCGCCTCGCCGACAACGCGATGCTGATGTACGCCTGGGCCTGCGTTCTCTCGAAGCTCGACGGCCAGCTCCGGGCCGGCGAGCGCGGGGCCGCCTTCGAGCGCGACAAGGCGGCGGCGCTCCACTTCCTCCGCCTCGCCGACCTCCAGATCCGCGAGAACGTCCGCGGCCTCAGCCGCAACGCCGACGTCTCGATGGTCGAGGCCGCGCAGGCCCAGTACGCGCTGACCGACACCGAGCCCAACGCCGACTACTACATCCACGAGTCTGCTCCCGAGGCCAAAGGCACCGGCCGGGCCGTCCAGGCCGAGTCGGTCAAGCAGTTCCCCGGCGACGCTTACGCCGGAGGCGACGGCAGCGCGGGCGACGGTGCGGCTGCGACGCTGAACCCGGAGAGCACACCCTCGCCCGAGAAGGCGTAA
- a CDS encoding LapA family protein translates to MRFALILSLLVAIIAVVFAFQNPEQVDVEFLTFQSVPVPLALVIIVSLLVGVLLGSVGSIPSRLRARGQIKTLKRQLAERDAPPAAAKPTPVVDTHPPALSNAPAASGGAAETERIAAETRRMAEDAQRRAAEAERRADGNL, encoded by the coding sequence ATGCGCTTCGCGCTCATCCTCTCCCTCCTCGTCGCTATCATCGCCGTCGTGTTCGCCTTCCAGAACCCGGAGCAGGTAGACGTCGAGTTTCTGACCTTCCAAAGCGTCCCGGTCCCGCTCGCGCTCGTCATCATCGTCTCGCTCCTGGTCGGCGTGCTGCTCGGCTCCGTGGGCTCGATTCCCAGCCGGCTGCGCGCGCGCGGGCAGATCAAGACGCTGAAGCGGCAGCTCGCCGAGCGCGACGCGCCGCCGGCCGCTGCGAAGCCGACGCCGGTGGTCGACACGCACCCGCCCGCGCTCTCGAACGCGCCCGCCGCGTCGGGCGGTGCAGCCGAGACGGAGCGCATCGCTGCCGAGACCCGGCGCATGGCCGAGGACGCGCAGCGGCGCGCCGCCGAGGCGGAGCGCCGCGCCGACGGTAACCTCTAG
- the corA gene encoding magnesium/cobalt transporter CorA, which produces MASDPTSDNLFRQAQRQTRRLEALGRGLGREIVRLPLRTIGLIEHPASPRRVGQVPGALPELPEDQRVASRISVTHYTEDQIDEASGVTVAEAAARSQKPGVAWIDVVGVRDPQTIRALGEAFGLHPLVQEDLVNTTQRPKLETYDDQLFIVAKMIQAGTLGTPDGEAARQEARVEQVGIVLGPGYVISFQEREGDVFEPVRERLRASAGRIRSVGADYLAYALLDVIIDHYFVVIEGIGEHIEVLEEVVLNNPQPEVQAEINGLRREAIFLRRSIWPLREVLSALLRDESPLVEERTKLFLRDAYDHTIQVVDLIESFRDVLSSLVDLYLSSLSHKMNEVMKVLTVIGSIFIPLSFLTGLYGMNFAYIPELQVENGYFYFLGAIGLLLVGMLAYFKRKDWL; this is translated from the coding sequence ATGGCGTCGGATCCCACCTCGGACAATCTCTTCCGGCAGGCGCAGCGGCAGACCCGGCGCCTGGAAGCACTAGGGCGCGGCCTCGGGCGCGAGATCGTCCGCCTGCCGCTCCGCACGATCGGCCTGATCGAGCATCCGGCCTCCCCTCGCCGCGTCGGCCAGGTTCCGGGGGCGCTACCTGAACTGCCCGAGGACCAGCGCGTTGCCTCGCGCATCTCGGTCACCCACTACACCGAGGACCAGATCGACGAGGCCAGCGGCGTGACAGTCGCCGAGGCGGCGGCCCGGAGCCAGAAGCCGGGTGTGGCGTGGATCGACGTCGTCGGCGTGCGCGACCCGCAGACGATCCGCGCACTCGGCGAGGCGTTCGGGCTGCACCCGCTCGTGCAGGAGGACCTCGTCAACACGACGCAGCGGCCCAAGCTGGAGACCTACGACGACCAGCTCTTCATCGTCGCCAAGATGATCCAGGCCGGGACGCTGGGGACTCCGGACGGCGAGGCGGCGCGGCAGGAGGCGCGCGTCGAGCAGGTCGGGATCGTCCTCGGGCCGGGCTACGTGATCTCGTTCCAGGAGCGCGAGGGCGACGTGTTCGAGCCCGTCCGCGAGCGCCTCCGCGCCTCGGCCGGCCGCATCCGCTCGGTCGGGGCGGACTACCTCGCCTACGCGCTCCTCGACGTCATCATCGACCACTACTTCGTTGTAATCGAGGGCATCGGCGAGCACATCGAAGTGCTGGAGGAGGTCGTCCTCAACAACCCGCAGCCGGAGGTGCAGGCCGAGATCAACGGCCTCCGCCGCGAGGCCATCTTCCTGCGCCGCTCGATCTGGCCGCTCCGCGAGGTCCTGAGCGCACTCCTGCGCGACGAGTCGCCGCTCGTCGAGGAGCGGACCAAGCTGTTCCTCCGCGACGCCTACGACCACACGATCCAGGTGGTCGACCTCATCGAGTCGTTTCGCGACGTGCTGTCGAGCCTCGTGGACCTCTACCTCTCGTCGCTCAGCCACAAGATGAACGAGGTGATGAAGGTGCTCACCGTCATTGGCTCGATCTTCATCCCGCTCTCGTTCCTGACCGGGCTCTACGGGATGAACTTCGCCTACATCCCCGAACTCCAGGTCGAGAACGGCTACTTCTACTTCCTCGGCGCGATCGGCCTCCTGCTCGTCGGGATGCTGGCCTACTTCAAACGCAAGGACTGGCTGTAG
- a CDS encoding four helix bundle protein — translation MQPLKDRTKQFAVAVIRFCSSLPPKDEYGVIGRQLMRSASSVGANYRAACRARSRRDFIAKLSIVEEEADESAYWLEVIQALGDDQVDAAQRARLHQEAEELLAITVASKKTARRNA, via the coding sequence ATGCAGCCGCTCAAGGATCGCACGAAGCAGTTTGCCGTGGCCGTCATCAGGTTTTGTTCAAGCCTACCTCCGAAGGACGAGTACGGGGTCATCGGGCGGCAGCTCATGCGGAGCGCGTCGTCAGTGGGAGCGAACTACCGGGCAGCCTGCCGTGCCCGCTCTCGCCGCGACTTCATCGCCAAACTATCCATTGTGGAAGAGGAAGCCGACGAGTCTGCGTACTGGCTCGAAGTCATCCAAGCGCTCGGCGACGACCAAGTCGATGCCGCCCAGCGTGCGCGGCTGCACCAAGAGGCAGAGGAACTGCTCGCCATCACGGTAGCTTCCAAGAAGACGGCACGCCGCAACGCCTAA